One genomic region from Candidatus Reconcilbacillus cellulovorans encodes:
- a CDS encoding RNA-binding transcriptional accessory protein: protein MKPAGAAAEERIRRQIAAELGLPVAKVAATVRLLDEGNTIPFIARYRKEATGELDETQIRAIEERLRYRRSLEERKGEVVRLIAEQGKLTDELRRAIEEATKLQEVEDLYRPFRPKRKTRASVAKERGLEPLADWIASRPAEGDPRAEALRYVDPDKEVPTVDDALQGALDILAERIADDPDIRGWVRRFSFEHGELATEAKDGSKESVYDMYYDFREPVRKIPPHRVLAINRGEREDVLNVRLEVPEARILEEIGRRVIVGGRSATDDLLRAAVEDAYKRLIAPAVERDVRSELTEKAEEQAIKVFAENLRRLLLQPPVRGKTVMGIDPAYRTGCKVAVVDETGKLLDVAVVYPTPPHNDVERSARVLRELIERHRVDLIAIGNGTASRETELFVAGLIRDMPPERKLHYTIVNEAGASVYSASKLAQEEFPNLDVSERSAVSIARRLQDPLAELVKIDPKSIGVGQYQHDVSQKRLEETLAGVVESAVNHVGVDVNTASAALLSYVAGVNAAIAKNIVRYREANGKFRSRRELLNVPRLGEKTYEQCVGFLRIPDGDEPLDNTPIHPESYPAVERLLEELGLGRGDLGKPALRERLQAVDVESLAARLGVGVPTLRDILDSLQRPGRDPRDELPKPIFRTDVLRLEDLKPGMELKGTVRNVLDFGAFVDIGVKQDGLVHISQMSDKYVKHPLDVVSVGDVVTVWVLDVDVKRGRIALTMRKPGG from the coding sequence GTGAAACCTGCGGGCGCCGCGGCGGAAGAGCGGATTCGCCGGCAGATCGCGGCGGAACTCGGCCTGCCGGTCGCCAAAGTGGCGGCGACGGTGCGGCTTCTCGACGAAGGCAATACGATCCCGTTCATCGCGCGTTACCGCAAGGAAGCGACGGGTGAGCTGGACGAAACGCAAATCCGGGCGATCGAGGAGCGCCTGCGGTACCGACGGTCGCTGGAGGAGCGCAAGGGGGAAGTCGTCCGGTTGATCGCCGAACAGGGCAAACTGACGGACGAATTGCGCCGCGCGATCGAAGAGGCGACGAAGCTGCAGGAAGTCGAAGATTTGTACCGCCCGTTTCGTCCGAAGCGGAAAACGCGCGCAAGCGTCGCGAAGGAACGCGGGCTCGAACCGCTCGCGGACTGGATCGCAAGCCGGCCGGCGGAGGGCGACCCGCGCGCCGAGGCGCTCCGCTACGTCGACCCGGACAAGGAAGTGCCGACGGTCGACGACGCGCTTCAGGGCGCGCTCGACATTCTCGCCGAGCGGATCGCGGACGATCCGGACATCCGCGGCTGGGTGCGGCGTTTTTCGTTCGAGCACGGGGAGCTGGCGACGGAGGCGAAAGACGGCTCGAAGGAGTCCGTTTACGACATGTACTACGATTTCCGCGAACCGGTCCGCAAAATACCGCCGCATCGCGTTCTGGCGATCAACCGCGGCGAAAGGGAAGACGTGCTGAACGTGCGCCTGGAAGTGCCGGAAGCGCGCATTCTGGAAGAGATCGGGCGCCGGGTGATCGTCGGCGGGCGTTCGGCGACGGACGACCTGCTGCGGGCGGCGGTCGAAGACGCGTACAAGCGGCTGATCGCCCCGGCCGTCGAGCGCGACGTGCGGTCCGAGCTGACGGAGAAGGCGGAGGAACAGGCGATCAAGGTGTTCGCGGAAAACTTGCGCCGGCTGCTGCTTCAGCCGCCGGTCCGCGGCAAAACGGTCATGGGCATCGACCCCGCCTACCGAACCGGCTGCAAAGTGGCGGTCGTCGACGAGACGGGCAAGCTGCTCGACGTCGCGGTCGTCTATCCGACGCCGCCGCACAACGACGTCGAGCGTTCGGCGCGCGTGCTGCGGGAGCTCATCGAGCGGCATCGCGTCGACCTGATCGCGATCGGCAACGGTACCGCTTCGCGCGAGACGGAGCTGTTCGTCGCCGGTCTCATCCGCGACATGCCGCCGGAGCGCAAGCTCCATTATACGATCGTCAATGAGGCGGGCGCGAGCGTCTATTCGGCGTCGAAACTCGCGCAGGAAGAATTTCCGAATCTGGATGTGTCGGAGAGGAGCGCCGTCTCGATCGCCCGCCGGCTGCAAGATCCGCTCGCCGAGCTGGTCAAAATCGATCCGAAATCGATCGGCGTCGGCCAATACCAGCACGACGTTTCGCAAAAACGATTGGAAGAAACGCTGGCCGGCGTCGTGGAGTCGGCCGTCAATCACGTCGGCGTCGACGTCAACACCGCCTCGGCGGCGCTTTTGTCGTACGTGGCGGGCGTCAACGCGGCGATCGCGAAAAACATCGTCCGCTACCGCGAGGCTAACGGCAAGTTCCGTTCGCGCCGGGAGCTTTTGAACGTGCCGCGCCTCGGGGAGAAGACTTATGAGCAGTGCGTCGGTTTCCTGCGCATTCCCGATGGCGACGAGCCGCTTGACAACACGCCGATTCATCCGGAGTCGTATCCGGCGGTGGAGCGACTGCTGGAGGAACTGGGCTTGGGGCGTGGAGATTTGGGAAAACCGGCATTGCGGGAGCGGCTGCAGGCGGTGGACGTCGAATCACTGGCCGCTCGTCTCGGCGTCGGCGTGCCGACTTTGCGCGACATTCTGGACAGCCTGCAGCGCCCCGGCCGCGATCCGCGCGACGAACTGCCGAAGCCGATTTTCCGGACGGACGTGCTGCGCCTCGAGGACCTCAAGCCGGGGATGGAGCTGAAAGGAACGGTGCGCAACGTGCTCGATTTCGGCGCGTTCGTCGACATCGGCGTCAAACAGGACGGACTCGTGCACATATCGCAAATGAGCGACAAGTACGTGAAGCATCCGTTGGATGTGGTTTCGGTCGGCGACGTCGTAACGGTGTGGGTGCTCGATGTGGACGTGAAAAGGGGAAGGATCGCCCTGACGATGCGGAAGCCGGGGGGATGA
- a CDS encoding restriction endonuclease has protein sequence MARTYHSEGRQLAYFLRAILVFLGVVLYYSVPGLHWIWLIVFLIVGILIAEMMGLIWTHQRRKSAAGRPYGKSAAGRKKARSNAEHRRTDEDLIRADIDTLSGPEFERLLELYYTDKGYIVQRVGGSGDHEVDLILIDKDGYKIAVQCKRWKKDVGNDIVLRIKAGKQIYGCHDAWIITTSHFTKAAKEAAESLRIRLINGLAVHDMISRWRKERIGADSHRRQR, from the coding sequence TTGGCAAGAACTTATCATTCCGAAGGAAGGCAACTCGCCTATTTTCTCCGAGCGATTTTAGTTTTTCTTGGCGTCGTCCTCTATTACAGCGTGCCCGGTCTTCATTGGATCTGGCTTATCGTTTTTCTTATCGTTGGCATTCTTATAGCCGAAATGATGGGCCTGATTTGGACCCACCAACGGCGAAAGTCCGCCGCCGGTCGGCCCTACGGCAAATCGGCAGCCGGTCGAAAAAAAGCCCGATCAAACGCCGAGCACAGACGGACGGACGAAGACCTTATCCGGGCGGATATCGACACCTTGTCGGGTCCGGAATTCGAACGTCTCCTCGAACTTTATTACACCGACAAAGGATACATCGTTCAGCGCGTCGGCGGATCCGGCGATCACGAGGTCGATCTCATCTTGATAGACAAGGATGGCTACAAAATCGCGGTCCAATGCAAAAGGTGGAAAAAAGACGTCGGAAACGACATTGTCCTCAGAATTAAAGCCGGCAAACAGATCTACGGTTGTCACGACGCCTGGATCATCACGACCAGCCATTTTACGAAAGCCGCCAAGGAAGCCGCCGAGTCTTTGCGGATTCGTCTCATCAACGGACTTGCGGTCCATGACATGATCAGCCGCTGGAGAAAAGAACGCATCGGAGCGGATTCTCACCGAAGGCAAAGATAG
- a CDS encoding antitoxin produces the protein MANAQNTKRIMISLPDQLLREVDGIAAKEKSNRSELIRQAMRLFLMERKKRQLREAMQRGYMEMAKINLHMASEAFHAEEEAETTLDRLVSGG, from the coding sequence GTGGCCAACGCGCAGAATACGAAGCGGATCATGATCAGCCTGCCGGATCAGTTGCTCCGGGAAGTCGACGGGATCGCGGCGAAAGAAAAATCCAACCGCAGCGAACTCATTCGCCAAGCGATGCGCCTTTTTTTGATGGAACGCAAAAAACGGCAGTTGCGCGAAGCGATGCAGCGGGGCTACATGGAGATGGCGAAAATCAACCTGCACATGGCATCCGAGGCTTTCCACGCGGAAGAGGAAGCGGAGACGACGCTCGACCGTCTGGTCAGCGGGGGGTAA
- a CDS encoding alanine racemase has product MDLYSYRPTRVEISLDALRRNLLAFRRALPDGVAVMAVVKANAYGHGAVMAAREAEAAGAAYLGVAFLDEALELRRAGVGLPILVLGYTPPEGLAVAARHRVTLTVFSEDVLEALRAGRQGDAPLAVHVKIDTGMGRLGLLPGEDAVRFVEALARTPGVLLEGLFTHYACADEADKRYTREQYVKFRRFVETLRARDLTFRWVHAGNSAAGLDTPEWTFNMLRLGIGLYGLYPSEEVNRRRVALEPVMSFRTAVVHLKTLPPNSGVSYGAVYRTSGYERIATLPVGYADGYSRMLTGKAEVLIRGVRAPVVGRICMDQCMVRVDGVPGVSLHDEVVLFGKQGDACLPADEVARWLGTIHYEVTCMVSHRVPRIYLRNGEPVSAENPLIGEDFGARTANRHT; this is encoded by the coding sequence TTGGACCTCTATTCGTATCGCCCGACGCGGGTCGAGATTTCGCTGGACGCGCTGCGGCGCAACCTGCTGGCGTTCCGGCGAGCGCTTCCGGATGGCGTCGCCGTCATGGCGGTGGTGAAGGCGAACGCATACGGCCACGGCGCGGTGATGGCGGCGCGGGAAGCCGAGGCGGCCGGCGCGGCCTATCTCGGCGTCGCTTTTCTCGACGAGGCGCTCGAATTGCGGCGTGCGGGCGTCGGCCTGCCGATTCTCGTACTCGGCTACACGCCGCCGGAAGGGCTTGCGGTCGCGGCGCGGCACCGGGTGACGCTGACGGTGTTCAGCGAGGACGTTCTTGAGGCGCTGCGGGCCGGACGCCAGGGCGACGCGCCGCTGGCGGTGCACGTCAAGATCGACACGGGCATGGGGCGGCTCGGGCTGCTTCCCGGCGAAGACGCCGTCCGGTTCGTCGAGGCGCTCGCCCGCACGCCGGGCGTGCTTCTCGAAGGGTTGTTCACCCATTACGCCTGCGCCGACGAGGCCGACAAACGCTATACGCGCGAGCAGTACGTGAAGTTCCGTCGTTTCGTCGAGACGCTCCGCGCGCGCGACCTGACGTTTCGGTGGGTGCACGCCGGCAACAGCGCGGCTGGGCTCGACACGCCGGAATGGACGTTCAACATGCTCAGGCTCGGCATCGGGCTGTACGGCCTCTATCCGTCGGAAGAAGTCAACCGGCGCCGGGTCGCGCTCGAGCCGGTCATGAGTTTTCGAACGGCCGTCGTTCATCTGAAAACCTTGCCGCCGAATTCCGGCGTCAGTTACGGAGCGGTCTACCGCACGTCGGGCTATGAGCGGATCGCCACGCTGCCGGTCGGATATGCCGACGGCTACAGCCGGATGTTGACGGGAAAAGCAGAAGTGCTCATCCGCGGCGTCCGCGCGCCGGTCGTCGGCCGCATCTGCATGGACCAGTGCATGGTGCGCGTCGACGGCGTGCCCGGCGTTTCGCTGCATGACGAAGTCGTGCTGTTCGGCAAACAGGGCGACGCATGCCTGCCGGCGGACGAAGTGGCGCGGTGGCTCGGCACGATCCATTACGAAGTGACGTGCATGGTGTCGCACCGCGTTCCGCGCATCTATCTGCGAAACGGCGAACCCGTGTCGGCGGAAAATCCGCTGATCGGGGAGGATTTCGGGGCCCGGACGGCGAATAGACATACCTAG
- a CDS encoding PemK family transcriptional regulator, with translation MIVKRGDVFFANLSPVVGSEQGGVRPVLVIQNDIGNRFSPTVIVAAITAQIQKAKLPTHVEIKAKEHGFDRDSVILTEQIRTIDKQRLTSKVTHLDEETMKRVDEALMISLGLIDF, from the coding sequence GTGATCGTCAAGCGGGGCGACGTGTTTTTCGCAAATTTGTCCCCGGTGGTCGGTTCGGAGCAGGGCGGCGTTCGCCCCGTGCTCGTCATCCAGAACGACATCGGTAACCGTTTCAGTCCCACTGTCATCGTCGCGGCCATCACGGCGCAGATCCAGAAAGCCAAACTGCCCACCCACGTGGAAATCAAGGCCAAGGAACACGGATTCGACCGGGATTCGGTCATTTTGACCGAGCAGATCCGGACGATCGACAAACAGCGGCTGACGAGCAAGGTCACCCATCTCGACGAGGAAACGATGAAACGCGTCGACGAGGCGCTCATGATCAGCCTCGGACTGATCGATTTTTGA